One genomic window of Branchiostoma lanceolatum isolate klBraLanc5 chromosome 5, klBraLanc5.hap2, whole genome shotgun sequence includes the following:
- the LOC136435447 gene encoding UDP-galactose translocator-like isoform X4: MASDGMKQTGFAAKMKYISLVILVVQNASLILTMRYARTMPGDMFFSTTAVVMAEVLKLLGCVLIIMCQYVGFRACTEHLYAGLFQNPMDSLKMAVPALVYTLQNNLAYVAISNLSAATFQVTYQLKIITTAMFSILMLGKSISRLQWVSLFLLFAGVSAVQLESTGATSSGKTTGEKVETEQNPLLGLIAVVVSCISSGFAGVFFEKVLKGSVASVWIRNIQLAFFSILLGMISIWTKDGAAVSEKGFFYAYNWVTWMTICMQAFGGLLVAVVVKYADNILKGFATSFSIILSCIASVYLFSFHITLQFAFGAALVIFSIYLYGKPARPNSTNSDGQKGLPTKISETGPSKSKGEKGE; the protein is encoded by the exons ATGGCATCCGACGGTATGAAGCAAACAG GCTTTGCTGCCAAGATGAAGTACATAAGTCTGGTCATCCTGGTTGTACAGAATGCCTCTCTCATCCTGACCATGCGCTACGCACGGACGATGCCCGGCGATATGTTCTTCTCCACGACAGCGGTGGTCATGGCGGAGGTGCTCAAGCTGCTGGGTTGTGTCCTGATCATCATGTGTCAGTACGTGGGCTTCAGGGCCTGTACTGAACACTTATACGCAGG ACTGTTCCAGAATCCTATGGATAGTCTAAAGATGGCTGTTCCTGCACTTGTCTACACCCTGCAGAATAACCTGGCTTATGTGGCCATTTCCAACCTGTCGGCTGCAACTTTTCAG GTGACCTACCAGTTAAAAATCATAACAACAGCCATGTTCTCCATCCTGATGTTGGGGAAGAGTATCAGCCGTCTTCAGTGGGTTTCGCTGTTCCTGCTGTTTGCTGGTGTCTCTGCTGTCCAGCTGGAGTCCACGGGTGCCACCAGCTCAGGAAAGACAACGGGGGAGAAAGTAGAAACCGAACAAAACCCACTCCTCGGGCTCATAGCCGTAGTCGTATCGTGTATATCGTCTGGCTTCGCCGGGGTTTTCTTTGAGAAAGTTCTCAAGGGTTCGGTGGCGTCAGTCTGGATTCGAAACATCCAGCTGGCCTTTTTCAGTATCCTCCTCGGAATGATATCCATCTGGACGAAAGACGGGGCGGCCGTGTCAGAAAAGGGCTTCTTCTACGCCTACAACTGGGTGACGTGGATGACGATCTGCATGCAGGCCTTCGGCGGCCTGTTGGTCGCGGTCGTTGTCAAGTACGCAGACAACATCCTCAAAGGCTTCGCCACGTCGTTCTCCATCATTCTGTCGTGCATCGCGTCGGTGTACTTGTTCAGTTTCCACATCACGCTGCAGTTTGCCTTCGGAGCAGCGTTGGTCATCTTTTCCATCTACCTGTACGGTAAACCTGCGCGCCCAAATTCGACAAACAGTGATGGACAGAAGGGCCTCCCGACCAAGATATCTGAAACTGG GCCATCTAAGTCAAAGGGCGAGAAGGGAGAGTGA
- the LOC136435447 gene encoding UDP-galactose translocator-like isoform X1, with protein MASDGMKQTEDSSTTEGGLLDLVQSVKCLSCRAASNLWEKLGGMDTGFAAKMKYISLVILVVQNASLILTMRYARTMPGDMFFSTTAVVMAEVLKLLGCVLIIMCQYVGFRACTEHLYAGLFQNPMDSLKMAVPALVYTLQNNLAYVAISNLSAATFQVTYQLKIITTAMFSILMLGKSISRLQWVSLFLLFAGVSAVQLESTGATSSGKTTGEKVETEQNPLLGLIAVVVSCISSGFAGVFFEKVLKGSVASVWIRNIQLAFFSILLGMISIWTKDGAAVSEKGFFYAYNWVTWMTICMQAFGGLLVAVVVKYADNILKGFATSFSIILSCIASVYLFSFHITLQFAFGAALVIFSIYLYGKPARPNSTNSDGQKGLPTKISETGPSKSKGEKGE; from the exons ATGGCATCCGACGGTATGAAGCAAACAG AGGATTCCAGCACTACTGAAGGCGGATTGTTAGATTTGGTGCAATCAGTGAAGTGCCTATCATGTCGGGCGGCATCGAATCTATGGGAAAAACTGGGGGGAATGGATACAG GCTTTGCTGCCAAGATGAAGTACATAAGTCTGGTCATCCTGGTTGTACAGAATGCCTCTCTCATCCTGACCATGCGCTACGCACGGACGATGCCCGGCGATATGTTCTTCTCCACGACAGCGGTGGTCATGGCGGAGGTGCTCAAGCTGCTGGGTTGTGTCCTGATCATCATGTGTCAGTACGTGGGCTTCAGGGCCTGTACTGAACACTTATACGCAGG ACTGTTCCAGAATCCTATGGATAGTCTAAAGATGGCTGTTCCTGCACTTGTCTACACCCTGCAGAATAACCTGGCTTATGTGGCCATTTCCAACCTGTCGGCTGCAACTTTTCAG GTGACCTACCAGTTAAAAATCATAACAACAGCCATGTTCTCCATCCTGATGTTGGGGAAGAGTATCAGCCGTCTTCAGTGGGTTTCGCTGTTCCTGCTGTTTGCTGGTGTCTCTGCTGTCCAGCTGGAGTCCACGGGTGCCACCAGCTCAGGAAAGACAACGGGGGAGAAAGTAGAAACCGAACAAAACCCACTCCTCGGGCTCATAGCCGTAGTCGTATCGTGTATATCGTCTGGCTTCGCCGGGGTTTTCTTTGAGAAAGTTCTCAAGGGTTCGGTGGCGTCAGTCTGGATTCGAAACATCCAGCTGGCCTTTTTCAGTATCCTCCTCGGAATGATATCCATCTGGACGAAAGACGGGGCGGCCGTGTCAGAAAAGGGCTTCTTCTACGCCTACAACTGGGTGACGTGGATGACGATCTGCATGCAGGCCTTCGGCGGCCTGTTGGTCGCGGTCGTTGTCAAGTACGCAGACAACATCCTCAAAGGCTTCGCCACGTCGTTCTCCATCATTCTGTCGTGCATCGCGTCGGTGTACTTGTTCAGTTTCCACATCACGCTGCAGTTTGCCTTCGGAGCAGCGTTGGTCATCTTTTCCATCTACCTGTACGGTAAACCTGCGCGCCCAAATTCGACAAACAGTGATGGACAGAAGGGCCTCCCGACCAAGATATCTGAAACTGG GCCATCTAAGTCAAAGGGCGAGAAGGGAGAGTGA
- the LOC136435447 gene encoding UDP-galactose translocator-like isoform X2 — protein sequence MTRIRNFSALSSFCCTGFAAKMKYISLVILVVQNASLILTMRYARTMPGDMFFSTTAVVMAEVLKLLGCVLIIMCQYVGFRACTEHLYAGLFQNPMDSLKMAVPALVYTLQNNLAYVAISNLSAATFQVTYQLKIITTAMFSILMLGKSISRLQWVSLFLLFAGVSAVQLESTGATSSGKTTGEKVETEQNPLLGLIAVVVSCISSGFAGVFFEKVLKGSVASVWIRNIQLAFFSILLGMISIWTKDGAAVSEKGFFYAYNWVTWMTICMQAFGGLLVAVVVKYADNILKGFATSFSIILSCIASVYLFSFHITLQFAFGAALVIFSIYLYGKPARPNSTNSDGQKGLPTKISETGPSKSKGEKGE from the exons ATGACGAGAATAAGGAATTTCTCAGCACTTTCGTCATTTTGCTGTACAG GCTTTGCTGCCAAGATGAAGTACATAAGTCTGGTCATCCTGGTTGTACAGAATGCCTCTCTCATCCTGACCATGCGCTACGCACGGACGATGCCCGGCGATATGTTCTTCTCCACGACAGCGGTGGTCATGGCGGAGGTGCTCAAGCTGCTGGGTTGTGTCCTGATCATCATGTGTCAGTACGTGGGCTTCAGGGCCTGTACTGAACACTTATACGCAGG ACTGTTCCAGAATCCTATGGATAGTCTAAAGATGGCTGTTCCTGCACTTGTCTACACCCTGCAGAATAACCTGGCTTATGTGGCCATTTCCAACCTGTCGGCTGCAACTTTTCAG GTGACCTACCAGTTAAAAATCATAACAACAGCCATGTTCTCCATCCTGATGTTGGGGAAGAGTATCAGCCGTCTTCAGTGGGTTTCGCTGTTCCTGCTGTTTGCTGGTGTCTCTGCTGTCCAGCTGGAGTCCACGGGTGCCACCAGCTCAGGAAAGACAACGGGGGAGAAAGTAGAAACCGAACAAAACCCACTCCTCGGGCTCATAGCCGTAGTCGTATCGTGTATATCGTCTGGCTTCGCCGGGGTTTTCTTTGAGAAAGTTCTCAAGGGTTCGGTGGCGTCAGTCTGGATTCGAAACATCCAGCTGGCCTTTTTCAGTATCCTCCTCGGAATGATATCCATCTGGACGAAAGACGGGGCGGCCGTGTCAGAAAAGGGCTTCTTCTACGCCTACAACTGGGTGACGTGGATGACGATCTGCATGCAGGCCTTCGGCGGCCTGTTGGTCGCGGTCGTTGTCAAGTACGCAGACAACATCCTCAAAGGCTTCGCCACGTCGTTCTCCATCATTCTGTCGTGCATCGCGTCGGTGTACTTGTTCAGTTTCCACATCACGCTGCAGTTTGCCTTCGGAGCAGCGTTGGTCATCTTTTCCATCTACCTGTACGGTAAACCTGCGCGCCCAAATTCGACAAACAGTGATGGACAGAAGGGCCTCCCGACCAAGATATCTGAAACTGG GCCATCTAAGTCAAAGGGCGAGAAGGGAGAGTGA
- the LOC136435447 gene encoding UDP-galactose translocator-like isoform X3 has translation MLENFNIMGWNGFAAKMKYISLVILVVQNASLILTMRYARTMPGDMFFSTTAVVMAEVLKLLGCVLIIMCQYVGFRACTEHLYAGLFQNPMDSLKMAVPALVYTLQNNLAYVAISNLSAATFQVTYQLKIITTAMFSILMLGKSISRLQWVSLFLLFAGVSAVQLESTGATSSGKTTGEKVETEQNPLLGLIAVVVSCISSGFAGVFFEKVLKGSVASVWIRNIQLAFFSILLGMISIWTKDGAAVSEKGFFYAYNWVTWMTICMQAFGGLLVAVVVKYADNILKGFATSFSIILSCIASVYLFSFHITLQFAFGAALVIFSIYLYGKPARPNSTNSDGQKGLPTKISETGPSKSKGEKGE, from the exons atgttagAAAACTTCAACATCATGGGATGGAATG GCTTTGCTGCCAAGATGAAGTACATAAGTCTGGTCATCCTGGTTGTACAGAATGCCTCTCTCATCCTGACCATGCGCTACGCACGGACGATGCCCGGCGATATGTTCTTCTCCACGACAGCGGTGGTCATGGCGGAGGTGCTCAAGCTGCTGGGTTGTGTCCTGATCATCATGTGTCAGTACGTGGGCTTCAGGGCCTGTACTGAACACTTATACGCAGG ACTGTTCCAGAATCCTATGGATAGTCTAAAGATGGCTGTTCCTGCACTTGTCTACACCCTGCAGAATAACCTGGCTTATGTGGCCATTTCCAACCTGTCGGCTGCAACTTTTCAG GTGACCTACCAGTTAAAAATCATAACAACAGCCATGTTCTCCATCCTGATGTTGGGGAAGAGTATCAGCCGTCTTCAGTGGGTTTCGCTGTTCCTGCTGTTTGCTGGTGTCTCTGCTGTCCAGCTGGAGTCCACGGGTGCCACCAGCTCAGGAAAGACAACGGGGGAGAAAGTAGAAACCGAACAAAACCCACTCCTCGGGCTCATAGCCGTAGTCGTATCGTGTATATCGTCTGGCTTCGCCGGGGTTTTCTTTGAGAAAGTTCTCAAGGGTTCGGTGGCGTCAGTCTGGATTCGAAACATCCAGCTGGCCTTTTTCAGTATCCTCCTCGGAATGATATCCATCTGGACGAAAGACGGGGCGGCCGTGTCAGAAAAGGGCTTCTTCTACGCCTACAACTGGGTGACGTGGATGACGATCTGCATGCAGGCCTTCGGCGGCCTGTTGGTCGCGGTCGTTGTCAAGTACGCAGACAACATCCTCAAAGGCTTCGCCACGTCGTTCTCCATCATTCTGTCGTGCATCGCGTCGGTGTACTTGTTCAGTTTCCACATCACGCTGCAGTTTGCCTTCGGAGCAGCGTTGGTCATCTTTTCCATCTACCTGTACGGTAAACCTGCGCGCCCAAATTCGACAAACAGTGATGGACAGAAGGGCCTCCCGACCAAGATATCTGAAACTGG GCCATCTAAGTCAAAGGGCGAGAAGGGAGAGTGA